From Paraburkholderia sabiae, a single genomic window includes:
- the phnN gene encoding phosphonate metabolism protein/1,5-bisphosphokinase (PRPP-forming) PhnN, whose product MKGRLIYVVGPSGAGKDSLLHFAREHVAGTSVVFAHRYITRETGHNENHIALTREEFTARSAQGLFALEWSSHELHYGIGIEIDAWLERGCTVVVNGSRAYLARALKRYQHLEVVHIHAAPHILAQRLSTRGRETAEQVAARLARQAPFTLPDGAHLTHIDNSGSLEEAGLAFVDVLKGIVRTQHAHQARLDAHVSGESVK is encoded by the coding sequence ATGAAAGGCCGCCTGATTTATGTGGTCGGGCCATCCGGCGCGGGCAAGGATTCGCTGCTGCATTTCGCGCGCGAGCATGTCGCGGGCACGTCCGTCGTGTTCGCGCATCGCTATATCACGCGTGAGACGGGGCACAATGAGAATCACATTGCGTTGACGCGTGAAGAGTTCACCGCGCGCTCAGCGCAAGGACTGTTCGCGCTCGAATGGTCGAGCCATGAATTGCACTACGGCATCGGCATCGAGATTGATGCGTGGCTCGAACGTGGCTGCACGGTGGTGGTCAATGGATCGCGCGCGTATCTGGCGCGCGCGTTGAAGCGCTATCAGCATCTCGAAGTCGTGCATATCCACGCCGCGCCGCATATTCTTGCGCAGCGCCTGTCGACGCGCGGACGCGAGACGGCAGAGCAGGTCGCCGCGCGCCTCGCGCGTCAGGCGCCGTTCACGCTGCCCGATGGCGCGCATCTCACGCATATCGACAATTCGGGCTCGCTCGAAGAGGCGGGTCTCGCATTCGTCGACGTTCTGAAAGGCATCGTGAGGACGCAGCACGCGCATCAGGCGCGGCTGGACGCGCACGTTTCCGGCGAAAGCGTTAAGTAA
- a CDS encoding IclR family transcriptional regulator: protein MSKVPTASQAVPASETDTPDKPGDSYVQSFARGLAVIRAFNAERPEQTLTDVASATGLTRAGARRILLTLQTLGYVEAEGRLFRLTPKILDLGFAYLTSMPFWNLAEPFMEELSAEVHESCSAAVLDRTEIVYVLRMPTHKIMTINLSIGSRLPAYCTSMGRVLLSALDEATLDATLDASRITAHTPRTITDKDELKKVIAQVRSQGWAVVDQELEGGLISLSAPIRNRRGQIIAAMNISGNAQRNSAKQMVKAFLEPLQKAAQSVSDMVALRG, encoded by the coding sequence ATGAGCAAAGTCCCAACCGCGTCACAAGCCGTTCCCGCCAGCGAGACGGACACGCCAGACAAACCGGGCGATTCGTACGTGCAGTCGTTCGCGCGCGGCCTGGCGGTAATTCGCGCGTTCAACGCCGAGCGGCCCGAGCAGACGCTGACGGACGTCGCCTCGGCGACGGGTCTGACGCGCGCGGGCGCGCGCCGCATTCTTCTGACGCTGCAAACGCTCGGCTACGTCGAAGCAGAAGGTCGCCTGTTCCGTCTGACACCGAAGATTCTCGATCTCGGTTTCGCCTATCTGACGTCGATGCCGTTCTGGAATCTCGCCGAGCCGTTCATGGAAGAACTGTCGGCGGAAGTCCACGAAAGCTGCTCGGCGGCCGTGCTCGACCGGACCGAGATCGTCTACGTGCTGCGCATGCCGACGCACAAGATCATGACGATCAACCTGTCGATCGGCAGCCGCTTGCCGGCCTATTGCACGTCGATGGGCCGCGTGCTGCTGTCCGCGCTCGACGAAGCGACGCTCGACGCGACGCTCGACGCATCGCGCATCACTGCGCACACGCCGCGCACGATCACCGACAAGGACGAGCTGAAGAAAGTGATCGCGCAGGTGCGCAGCCAGGGCTGGGCCGTCGTCGATCAGGAGCTGGAAGGCGGGCTGATTTCGCTGTCCGCGCCGATTCGCAACCGGCGCGGTCAGATCATCGCCGCGATGAACATCAGCGGCAACGCGCAGCGCAATTCCGCGAAGCAGATGGTGAAGGCGTTTCTCGAACCACTGCAAAAAGCCGCGCAATCGGTGTCCGACATGGTCGCGCTGCGCGGCTAG
- the phnG gene encoding phosphonate C-P lyase system protein PhnG, producing the protein MSAAAPPSSDSPVSANATRRAWMAVLARTPRADLEAALNHAMEGTPFPAFDWLRPPETGLAMVRGRIGGTGDAFNFGEATVTRATLRLRDTTDDGTTVGVACHLGRDRRRAELAAIADALLQTPQHHARLQAQLIAPLASQLAAKRAERQQDAASTRVEFFTMVRGD; encoded by the coding sequence ATGAGTGCCGCCGCCCCTCCTTCCTCTGACTCCCCCGTTTCTGCCAACGCCACGCGCCGCGCATGGATGGCCGTGCTGGCCCGCACGCCGCGCGCCGACCTCGAAGCCGCGCTGAACCATGCGATGGAAGGCACGCCGTTTCCCGCCTTCGACTGGCTGCGCCCGCCCGAAACGGGACTGGCGATGGTGCGCGGACGCATCGGCGGCACGGGCGACGCATTCAATTTCGGCGAGGCGACCGTGACGCGCGCGACGCTGCGTCTGCGCGACACAACGGATGACGGCACGACCGTCGGCGTCGCATGTCATCTGGGCCGCGACCGCCGACGCGCCGAACTCGCTGCTATCGCAGACGCACTGCTGCAAACGCCGCAGCATCACGCACGCTTGCAAGCGCAACTGATCGCGCCGCTCGCATCGCAACTCGCGGCGAAACGCGCAGAACGCCAACAGGACGCCGCATCGACGCGCGTCGAATTCTTCACGATGGTCCGAGGCGACTGA
- a CDS encoding alpha-D-ribose 1-methylphosphonate 5-phosphate C-P-lyase PhnJ, which translates to MNAPDTTMQTAAHDSATEGYNFAYLDEQTKRMIRRALLKAVAVPGYQVPFASREMPLPFGWGTGGIQVTSAIIGRDDTLKVIDQGSDETTNAVNIRRFFARTAGVNTTRKTSEATIVQTRHRIPETPLTEKQILVYQVPMPEPLFRLEPRVAECKKLHALADYGLISVKLYEDIVHHGSIATTYDYPVIVNGRYLASPSPIPKYDNPKMHMNPALQLFGAGRERRIHAIPPYTPVKSLDFDDHPFEVQRWDHACALCGSTESFLDEMIVDDQGKRMFVCSDSDYCHERREQQGTDNTEGESA; encoded by the coding sequence ATGAACGCGCCCGACACGACGATGCAAACCGCCGCGCACGATAGCGCAACCGAAGGCTACAACTTCGCGTATCTCGACGAGCAGACCAAGCGCATGATCCGCCGCGCGCTGTTGAAAGCGGTGGCCGTGCCCGGCTATCAGGTGCCGTTCGCATCGCGCGAAATGCCGTTGCCGTTCGGTTGGGGCACGGGTGGCATTCAGGTGACGTCGGCCATCATCGGACGCGACGACACGTTGAAGGTGATCGACCAGGGCTCCGACGAAACGACGAACGCCGTCAACATTCGACGCTTTTTCGCGCGCACGGCGGGCGTCAACACGACGCGCAAGACGAGCGAAGCGACGATCGTGCAGACGCGTCACCGCATTCCCGAAACGCCGCTTACCGAGAAGCAGATTCTCGTCTATCAGGTGCCGATGCCCGAGCCGTTGTTCAGGCTCGAACCGCGTGTCGCCGAGTGCAAGAAGCTGCATGCGCTCGCTGATTACGGTTTGATCAGCGTGAAGCTTTATGAGGACATCGTGCATCACGGCAGCATCGCGACGACGTACGACTATCCTGTGATCGTCAACGGCCGCTATCTCGCGTCGCCGTCGCCGATTCCGAAGTACGACAATCCGAAGATGCACATGAACCCCGCGCTGCAACTGTTCGGCGCGGGACGCGAGCGGCGCATCCACGCAATTCCGCCTTATACCCCTGTAAAAAGCCTCGATTTCGACGATCATCCGTTCGAAGTGCAGCGCTGGGATCATGCGTGCGCATTGTGCGGATCGACGGAAAGTTTTCTCGACGAAATGATCGTCGACGATCAAGGCAAGCGCATGTTCGTCTGTTCGGACAGCGACTATTGCCACGAGCGGCGCGAACAGCAAGGCACGGACAACACGGAAGGAGAAAGCGCATGA
- the phnL gene encoding phosphonate C-P lyase system protein PhnL: MTTSIDTSFIANDALMLRAVGIGKTFTLHGQGGVQIEALAGVSLDVERSECVVLVGPSGAGKSTFLRCLYGNYLASTGSIAIRDNEQESKYLPITGAEPRDVLRLRRGVVGYVSQFLRVIPRVSTLDLVAEPLVSRGVDEDEARARASALLARLNVPERLWHLAPATFSGGEQQRVNIARGLIAEQPVLLLDEPTASLDAENRDIVASLIVEARERGAAIVGIFHDEDTRTKVATRRLELTPPLRNTAALH, translated from the coding sequence ATGACAACGTCAATCGATACATCGTTCATCGCCAACGACGCGCTGATGCTGCGGGCCGTCGGCATCGGCAAGACCTTCACGCTGCACGGTCAGGGCGGCGTACAGATCGAGGCGCTCGCGGGCGTGTCGCTCGATGTCGAACGCAGTGAATGCGTCGTGCTGGTCGGGCCATCGGGCGCGGGCAAGAGTACGTTTTTGCGCTGCCTGTATGGCAACTATCTGGCGAGCACGGGCTCGATCGCGATCCGCGACAACGAGCAGGAATCGAAGTATCTGCCCATCACGGGCGCCGAGCCGCGCGACGTGCTGCGTCTGCGGCGCGGCGTGGTCGGTTACGTGAGCCAGTTTCTGCGCGTGATTCCGCGTGTGAGCACGCTCGATCTCGTCGCCGAGCCGCTCGTGTCGCGCGGCGTCGATGAAGACGAAGCGCGCGCGCGTGCCTCTGCATTGCTCGCGCGTCTGAACGTGCCGGAGCGTTTGTGGCATCTCGCGCCCGCGACGTTCTCGGGCGGCGAGCAGCAGCGCGTGAACATCGCGCGCGGTCTGATCGCGGAACAGCCCGTGCTGCTACTCGATGAACCGACAGCGTCGCTCGATGCGGAAAACCGCGACATCGTCGCCAGTCTGATCGTCGAGGCGCGCGAACGCGGCGCGGCTATCGTCGGCATCTTCCACGACGAAGACACGCGCACGAAAGTCGCTACACGCAGGCTCGAACTGACGCCACCGCTGCGTAACACGGCGGCATTACACTGA
- the phnK gene encoding phosphonate C-P lyase system protein PhnK — MTPLLSARALTKQYGGRNGCRNVSFDLYPGEVLCIVGESGSGKSTLLNALALRTPADSGSLHYASAHGDALDLLALSEPRKRLLMRTEWGFVQQNPRDGLRSSVSAGANIGEPLMAVGARHYGNIREAATQWMSRVELDASRIDELPSAFSGGMQQRLQIARNLVTGPRLVFMDEPTAGLDVSVQARLLDLLRTLTSTLHLSVLIVTHDIGVARLLAHRLMVMQGGEVVEAGLTDQVLDDPQHPYTQTLVSSVLPV, encoded by the coding sequence ATGACGCCGCTTCTGAGCGCACGCGCGCTCACCAAACAGTATGGCGGCCGCAACGGTTGTCGCAACGTCAGCTTCGATCTGTATCCGGGCGAAGTGCTGTGCATCGTCGGCGAATCGGGTTCGGGCAAATCGACGCTGCTCAATGCGCTCGCGCTGCGCACGCCCGCCGATTCCGGCTCGCTGCACTATGCGAGCGCGCACGGCGACGCGTTGGATCTGCTCGCGCTGTCCGAGCCGCGCAAGCGTCTGTTGATGCGCACCGAATGGGGCTTCGTGCAGCAGAATCCGCGCGACGGGTTGCGCAGCAGCGTGTCGGCGGGCGCGAATATCGGCGAGCCGTTGATGGCTGTCGGCGCGCGGCACTACGGCAATATCCGCGAAGCCGCGACGCAATGGATGTCGCGCGTCGAACTCGATGCATCGCGTATCGACGAATTGCCTTCGGCGTTTTCGGGCGGCATGCAGCAGCGTCTGCAGATCGCGCGCAATCTCGTGACGGGCCCGCGTCTCGTGTTCATGGACGAGCCCACGGCCGGTCTCGACGTGTCCGTGCAGGCGCGTCTGCTCGATCTGCTGCGCACGTTGACGTCGACGCTGCATCTGTCCGTGCTGATCGTCACGCACGATATCGGCGTCGCGCGTCTGCTCGCGCATCGGCTGATGGTGATGCAAGGCGGCGAAGTGGTCGAAGCGGGGCTGACCGATCAGGTACTCGACGATCCGCAGCATCCGTACACGCAAACGCTCGTCTCTTCCGTTCTGCCCGTTTGA
- a CDS encoding carbon-phosphorus lyase complex subunit PhnI, translating into MYVAVKGGERAIEASWRLLDKARRGDTQLAELSVAQIRTQLRLAVARVMTEGSVYDEELAALAIKQAAGDLVEAIFLLRAYRTTLPRLGYTQPVDTEDMHIERRISATFKDVPGGQMLGATYDYTQRLLDFTLLAEGDVDSAPSLKRAENAQAEAMPRVVSLLDKEGLIEQERVSEDAAEPGDLSREPLSFPASRATRLQNLARGDEGFLLAMGYATQRGYANSHPFAGEIRFGTVAVEMELDELGFAVEIGEIDVTECQMINQFAGSTEVPPTFTQGYGLAFGHSERKAMAMALVDRALRAEELGETIGSPTQDVEFMLSHSDNVEASGFVQHLKLPHYVDFQAELELVRRLRAKHAAQANGNDLEEQAA; encoded by the coding sequence ATGTACGTTGCCGTCAAAGGTGGAGAGCGCGCGATCGAAGCATCGTGGCGCCTGCTCGACAAGGCGCGCCGCGGCGACACGCAGCTCGCCGAACTGAGCGTCGCGCAGATTCGCACGCAGTTGCGGCTCGCCGTCGCGCGCGTGATGACGGAAGGCTCCGTCTACGACGAAGAACTCGCGGCGCTCGCGATCAAGCAGGCCGCCGGCGATCTCGTCGAAGCGATCTTTCTGCTGCGCGCATATCGCACGACGCTGCCGCGCCTCGGCTACACGCAGCCCGTCGATACGGAAGACATGCACATCGAGCGGCGCATTTCGGCGACGTTCAAGGACGTGCCCGGCGGCCAGATGCTCGGCGCAACGTACGACTACACGCAGCGTCTGCTCGATTTCACGCTGCTGGCCGAAGGCGATGTCGATAGCGCGCCGTCACTTAAGCGCGCTGAAAATGCTCAAGCGGAAGCGATGCCGCGCGTCGTTTCGCTACTCGACAAGGAAGGGCTGATCGAACAGGAACGCGTATCGGAAGACGCAGCCGAACCCGGCGATCTGTCGCGCGAACCGCTGTCGTTTCCCGCGAGCCGCGCGACGCGCCTGCAAAATCTGGCACGCGGCGACGAAGGCTTCCTGCTCGCGATGGGCTACGCAACGCAGCGCGGCTACGCGAACTCGCATCCGTTCGCGGGCGAAATCCGCTTCGGCACAGTGGCCGTCGAAATGGAACTGGACGAACTCGGCTTCGCCGTGGAGATCGGTGAAATCGACGTGACGGAATGCCAGATGATCAACCAGTTCGCGGGCAGTACCGAAGTGCCGCCGACGTTCACGCAAGGCTATGGTCTCGCGTTCGGACACTCGGAACGCAAGGCGATGGCAATGGCGCTCGTCGATCGCGCGCTACGTGCGGAAGAACTCGGCGAAACGATCGGCTCGCCGACACAGGACGTCGAATTCATGCTGTCGCACAGCGATAACGTCGAAGCGTCGGGCTTCGTGCAGCATCTGAAATTGCCGCATTACGTCGACTTCCAGGCGGAACTGGAACTGGTGCGCCGTTTGCGGGCAAAGCATGCCGCGCAGGCAAACGGCAACGACCTTGAGGAGCAAGCGGCATGA
- the phnF gene encoding phosphonate metabolism transcriptional regulator PhnF — protein sequence MTSNDDAAPGAMLERGAGVAVWRQIEQILAKEIAASGFGEDGRLPSEGELARRFDVNRHTIRRAMLGLAAQGLVSVEQGRGTFVQPGAIDYTIGRRTRFTENLRQQHHSPAGKMLSAARVKADPTVAKALGLRAGAFVYRIESLHEADSVPLTYARNFYPAARFSDLPDVLERVGGITKAMAEYGVTDYLRKWSRIGSVLPEPEVARRLGINRQQPVLWVENVDVDTEGTPIKYGFTHFAADRVQLMVEHDV from the coding sequence ATGACATCGAACGACGACGCAGCGCCGGGCGCGATGCTGGAACGTGGAGCGGGCGTCGCCGTGTGGCGGCAGATCGAACAGATCCTCGCGAAAGAGATCGCGGCCAGCGGTTTCGGCGAAGACGGACGTCTGCCGAGCGAAGGCGAACTGGCCAGGCGTTTCGATGTCAACCGCCACACGATCCGTCGTGCAATGTTGGGTCTCGCGGCTCAAGGGCTCGTCAGCGTCGAGCAGGGGCGCGGTACGTTCGTGCAGCCGGGCGCGATCGATTACACCATCGGCAGGCGCACGCGCTTCACCGAAAACTTGCGTCAGCAACATCATTCGCCGGCGGGCAAGATGCTGTCGGCGGCGCGCGTGAAGGCCGATCCGACTGTCGCGAAGGCGTTGGGTCTGCGCGCGGGCGCGTTCGTCTATCGCATCGAATCGCTGCATGAGGCGGACAGCGTGCCGCTCACGTATGCGCGCAATTTCTATCCGGCCGCGCGTTTCAGCGATCTGCCCGATGTGCTGGAGCGCGTAGGCGGCATCACGAAGGCGATGGCCGAGTACGGCGTGACCGACTATCTGCGCAAGTGGAGCCGTATCGGCAGCGTGTTGCCGGAGCCGGAAGTCGCGCGTCGTCTGGGCATCAACCGGCAGCAACCGGTGCTGTGGGTCGAGAACGTCGACGTCGACACTGAAGGCACGCCGATCAAATATGGCTTTACGCACTTCGCCGCCGATCGCGTGCAACTGATGGTCGAGCACGACGTATGA
- the phnH gene encoding phosphonate C-P lyase system protein PhnH, translating into MNTSAQSPQIALSTLTPGFADPVHDTQAVFRTLLDALSRPGRIGTIDNVLPASRSDARNTLPHARADLAAFAALLALCDYSTPVWLAQPDAVLGSALRFHTGAPLVDEPQDAAFAYVHDASTLPPLSCFALGEPETPEQSVTLIIRVDSLNSSTRGTPVVLRGPGIEHTHTIAPAGLPERFWRERAELAPLFPCGIDCYLVCGDTLIGLPRTTHVEFN; encoded by the coding sequence ATGAACACATCCGCTCAATCTCCGCAGATCGCGCTGTCGACGCTGACGCCCGGTTTCGCCGATCCCGTCCACGACACGCAAGCCGTCTTCCGCACGCTGCTCGATGCGCTGTCCCGTCCGGGCCGCATCGGTACGATCGACAACGTGCTGCCCGCTTCGCGCAGCGACGCGCGCAACACACTGCCGCACGCACGCGCCGATCTCGCCGCGTTCGCCGCGCTACTCGCGCTGTGCGACTACTCGACACCTGTGTGGCTCGCGCAGCCCGACGCCGTGCTCGGCTCCGCGTTGCGCTTTCATACGGGCGCGCCGCTCGTCGACGAACCGCAGGACGCCGCCTTCGCGTATGTGCACGATGCGAGCACGCTGCCGCCGCTGTCGTGCTTCGCACTCGGCGAGCCGGAAACGCCGGAGCAATCGGTGACGTTGATCATTCGCGTCGATTCGCTGAATTCGAGCACGCGAGGCACGCCCGTCGTACTGCGCGGCCCCGGCATCGAACACACGCACACGATCGCGCCGGCCGGCCTGCCCGAGCGCTTCTGGCGCGAACGCGCGGAACTCGCACCGCTGTTTCCGTGCGGCATCGACTGCTATCTCGTCTGCGGCGACACGCTGATCGGCCTGCCGCGCACAACTCACGTGGAGTTCAACTAA
- a CDS encoding alpha-D-ribose 1-methylphosphonate 5-triphosphate diphosphatase, which yields MLIKNARVVTRDEVFNGVVQIEDGVIREVARGTTSAADAQDWEGDYLLPGLIELHTDNLEKHLLPRPGVEWNTDAAFVIHDAQVAAAGITTVFDALAIGSRSSVGLRGRDTQTRCAAALQRFSERKLLRAEHFLHLRCEIATSDVVEVFDTLKDHPLLRLASVMDHTPGQRQWHDREQWRRFQERHGKMTDEHMAATLVALEDEQQRFADEHRRQIVERCKALGVPVASHDDTLVEHVQQAAEEGIVLAEFPTTRVAAEAAHRHGIATIMGAPNIVRGGSHSGNVSALELAQANLLDILSSDYVPSSLLTAAFELVDKAGWTLPRAMATVSAEPARTAGLHDRGAIEPGLRADLVRVTMLDALPVPRATYRAGERIV from the coding sequence ATGCTGATCAAGAACGCCCGCGTCGTCACGCGGGACGAAGTTTTCAACGGCGTCGTACAGATCGAGGACGGCGTGATTCGCGAAGTCGCGCGCGGCACGACGTCTGCTGCCGACGCGCAGGACTGGGAAGGCGATTATCTGTTGCCTGGCCTGATCGAGTTGCACACCGACAACCTGGAGAAGCATCTGCTGCCGCGTCCAGGCGTCGAATGGAATACGGATGCCGCGTTCGTGATTCACGATGCGCAGGTTGCCGCCGCGGGCATCACGACCGTGTTCGATGCGCTCGCGATCGGCTCGCGTTCGAGCGTCGGCTTGCGTGGCCGCGATACGCAAACGCGCTGCGCCGCCGCGCTGCAGCGCTTTTCCGAACGCAAGCTGCTGCGCGCCGAGCACTTCCTGCATCTGCGCTGCGAAATCGCGACGTCCGATGTCGTCGAAGTGTTCGATACGCTCAAGGATCATCCGCTGCTGCGTCTCGCGTCGGTGATGGATCACACGCCGGGGCAGCGTCAATGGCATGACCGCGAACAATGGCGCCGTTTCCAGGAGCGCCACGGCAAGATGACGGACGAGCACATGGCCGCAACGCTCGTCGCGCTCGAAGACGAACAGCAGCGTTTCGCCGACGAGCACCGCCGCCAGATCGTCGAGCGCTGCAAGGCGCTGGGGGTGCCCGTCGCGAGTCACGACGACACGCTGGTCGAGCACGTGCAACAGGCCGCCGAAGAAGGCATCGTGCTCGCCGAATTCCCGACCACGCGCGTCGCCGCCGAAGCCGCGCACCGTCACGGCATCGCGACGATCATGGGCGCGCCGAACATCGTGCGCGGCGGGTCGCACTCGGGCAACGTGTCGGCGCTGGAACTGGCGCAGGCGAATCTGCTCGACATTCTCTCGTCCGACTACGTGCCGTCCAGCCTGCTGACGGCCGCCTTCGAACTGGTCGACAAGGCCGGCTGGACGCTGCCGCGCGCGATGGCGACGGTATCGGCGGAACCGGCGCGCACGGCCGGTCTGCATGACCGCGGCGCAATCGAGCCCGGATTGCGCGCCGATCTGGTCCGCGTGACGATGCTCGACGCATTGCCCGTGCCGCGCGCGACGTATCGCGCGGGCGAGCGCATCGTTTGA
- a CDS encoding M20 aminoacylase family protein has protein sequence MTDAIRLTEIADLEPAAAALRDIRHHIHHHPELAYEEVATAALVADKLEAWGWQVTREVGKTGVVGTLKVGDGTRSIGLRADMDALPIVEQTGLPYASGTRGKMHACGHDGHTTMLLGAAQHLAKTRNFSGTVHLYFQPAEESGIDSGAQKMIEDGLFERFPCDAVFGVHNHPGAEPGKFLFRKGAFMAAGDKATITIEGVGGHAARPHLTVDPIVIASSIVMALQTIVARNVNPAQPAVVTVGTMHSGVANNVIPSSATLELSVRSFSPEVRALLKERITELAETQAASYGGKAHVDYVEGYPVVVNTDEETEFAIQVARELVGAENVEPNADILMGSEDFAFMLEQRPGSFLRLGNGVGEDGCMVHNPHYDFNDRNLPIGAAYWTRLVERFLSR, from the coding sequence ATGACCGACGCCATCCGCCTCACCGAAATCGCCGACCTCGAACCCGCAGCCGCCGCGCTGCGCGACATTCGCCACCACATTCACCACCATCCGGAACTCGCGTACGAGGAAGTCGCGACGGCTGCGCTCGTCGCCGACAAGCTCGAAGCGTGGGGCTGGCAGGTGACGCGCGAAGTGGGCAAGACGGGCGTGGTCGGCACGTTGAAGGTCGGCGACGGCACGCGCAGCATCGGCCTGCGCGCGGACATGGACGCGTTGCCCATCGTCGAACAGACGGGGTTGCCGTATGCGAGCGGCACGCGCGGCAAGATGCACGCATGCGGCCACGACGGCCACACGACGATGCTGCTCGGCGCCGCGCAGCATCTTGCGAAGACGCGCAATTTTTCGGGCACCGTGCATCTGTATTTTCAGCCCGCTGAAGAAAGCGGCATCGACAGCGGCGCACAGAAGATGATCGAAGACGGTCTGTTCGAGCGCTTTCCGTGCGACGCCGTGTTCGGCGTGCACAACCATCCGGGCGCGGAGCCGGGCAAGTTCCTGTTCCGCAAGGGCGCGTTCATGGCCGCGGGCGACAAGGCGACGATCACCATAGAAGGCGTCGGCGGCCACGCGGCGCGCCCGCATCTGACCGTCGATCCCATCGTGATCGCGTCGAGCATCGTGATGGCGCTGCAGACCATCGTCGCGCGCAACGTGAATCCGGCGCAGCCCGCCGTGGTGACGGTCGGCACGATGCATTCGGGCGTCGCGAACAACGTGATTCCGTCGAGCGCGACGCTCGAACTGAGCGTGCGCTCGTTCAGCCCGGAAGTGCGCGCGCTGCTGAAAGAGCGCATCACCGAACTCGCCGAAACGCAGGCGGCGAGCTACGGCGGCAAGGCACATGTCGATTATGTGGAAGGCTATCCCGTCGTCGTGAACACGGACGAGGAAACGGAGTTCGCGATTCAGGTCGCCCGCGAACTGGTCGGCGCGGAAAACGTCGAGCCGAACGCGGACATTCTGATGGGCAGCGAAGATTTCGCGTTCATGCTCGAACAGCGGCCGGGCTCGTTCCTGCGCCTTGGTAATGGCGTCGGCGAAGACGGCTGCATGGTGCACAACCCGCACTACGACTTCAACGACCGCAATCTGCCTATCGGTGCGGCGTACTGGACGCGCCTGGTGGAGCGCTTTCTTAGCCGCTGA
- a CDS encoding DUF1045 domain-containing protein, whose product MSAAIQNAWSAQARFAIYYAPARASGWWDAGSTWLARDAESGASPDPHDAPALSQPLAQLTTSPRRYGWHGTLVAPFHLAENVTIADLLDAAERFAQQQMPFALDVEAATLGDFCALRPATSSGDEQMRALAANALRAFTPLRVKPSAADIAKRMQAPLTERQRELLVEWGYPYVLDEFRFHMTLSNSLDQADDRAAIVERWQNEAQRLGPLAIDGAAIFVEPSPGEPFMLWQRLAFTAEEQSRENA is encoded by the coding sequence ATGAGCGCGGCCATCCAGAACGCATGGTCCGCGCAGGCGCGTTTCGCGATCTACTACGCACCGGCTCGCGCGTCGGGCTGGTGGGATGCGGGCTCGACATGGCTCGCGCGCGATGCCGAAAGCGGTGCCTCGCCCGATCCGCACGATGCGCCTGCGCTGTCGCAACCGCTCGCGCAACTGACGACTTCCCCGCGCCGTTACGGCTGGCATGGCACGCTGGTCGCGCCATTCCATCTCGCTGAGAACGTGACGATTGCCGATCTGCTCGATGCAGCCGAACGTTTTGCGCAGCAGCAGATGCCGTTTGCATTGGATGTCGAAGCGGCCACGTTGGGCGATTTCTGCGCGCTGCGTCCCGCCACGTCATCCGGCGATGAACAGATGCGCGCGCTGGCCGCAAACGCACTGCGCGCCTTCACGCCCCTGCGCGTGAAGCCTTCGGCGGCGGATATCGCAAAGCGCATGCAGGCGCCGCTGACGGAACGTCAGCGCGAACTGCTCGTCGAATGGGGATATCCGTATGTGCTCGACGAGTTTCGCTTTCACATGACGCTGTCCAATTCGCTCGATCAAGCCGACGATCGCGCCGCGATCGTCGAGCGTTGGCAAAACGAGGCGCAACGCCTCGGGCCGCTGGCGATCGACGGCGCCGCGATCTTCGTCGAGCCTTCGCCGGGCGAGCCGTTCATGCTGTGGCAACGGCTCGCATTCACGGCAGAAGAACAATCGCGGGAGAACGCATGA